The genomic DNA TCAAAATGGACATCGCTGCTCCTCTGTTCTCTGGAGCAAGTGATGGCAATAACGCAGATAACGGTACAAAAGCTGCGACACATGCCCCAAAACAAATGGCAACAACTAAAGTCGCGGCATAATTCGGACCTAAAAGGTATGGGACATAATAAAGGGCCATGATAAAGACCGCACATCCAATACCACCAAACCACATGACTGTATTCCTCCAGCCAATTCGGTCACCAACAACACCCCAAATTAAGTTAAAGATTACATTACTCGTCCAAAGCGCACCATAAATTTGCAACCACTCAGATCGAGTGAAACCGACATCCATCATAAACGCTGGTAAGAAAACGACTAATCCATAAGCACCTGCTGTGTTGATTGTTCGAACAATACCGCCAATTCCCACTTTAGGTCGTTCAAATGCAATCGTAATCCCCTTTGATATGTACTTAAACATATCCGCTTTTGATTCAAATTTCTTACGGTTACTACCGTCATCTTTATTTAAATAAATGGCTAAAACCGCACCAATTGTAGCGAAAATGAGCGCACTCCAAAGTGCTTTCATTTCACCAAGGTAAGGAAGAGCAAAACTTGAGTAGTAAGCACCAAGCACATTCAATCCACCTG from Sporosarcina sp. FSL K6-1522 includes the following:
- a CDS encoding MFS transporter encodes the protein MDSKMALGYLGVLLFMMGDGLELGWLSSYLIDNGLTVQQSALLFSVYGFAVAIAAWLSGVLAEVLGPRKVMTLGFILFVTGTIVFLTVGIPTMNLAVMIPTYSLRGLGYPLFAYSFLVWLTYYAPTEKLGTAVGWFWVAFAGGLNVLGAYYSSFALPYLGEMKALWSALIFATIGAVLAIYLNKDDGSNRKKFESKADMFKYISKGITIAFERPKVGIGGIVRTINTAGAYGLVVFLPAFMMDVGFTRSEWLQIYGALWTSNVIFNLIWGVVGDRIGWRNTVMWFGGIGCAVFIMALYYVPYLLGPNYAATLVVAICFGACVAAFVPLSALLPSLAPENRGAAMSILNLGAGLSTFVGPAIVGLFIGTVGTVGILWIYSGLYIVSSILMIFVTLPKQQQASDQAANVATT